Proteins encoded in a region of the Teredinibacter purpureus genome:
- a CDS encoding SDR family NAD(P)-dependent oxidoreductase: MKNSSKKAVVITGCSSGIGQSAAIMLHKRGYRVIATVRKEEDKTPLLNAGITASDILLLELANEESVNNCANAVIKMTAGKLYGLFNNAAYGQPGAVEDLSRAVLRQQFDVNVFGTHQLTIQLLPSMLAMDDARIIQNSSVLGFVAMPMRGAYNAAKFALEGLTDTLRLELKGSPVKISLIEPGPIASAFRKNALSALKQNIDTDNSRHALAYGEALERLEKPGPAVPFTLGPEAVVEKLIHALESKRPRARYRVTFPTYLMAALKVVLPVGLMDAVLRKAG, from the coding sequence ATGAAAAACAGCAGTAAAAAAGCCGTTGTGATTACGGGCTGTTCGAGTGGTATAGGGCAAAGTGCAGCGATTATGCTTCATAAGCGCGGTTATAGAGTTATTGCTACGGTACGCAAAGAGGAAGACAAAACCCCATTACTTAACGCTGGGATTACGGCCTCCGATATTCTATTGCTAGAATTAGCGAATGAAGAATCTGTGAACAATTGTGCAAACGCTGTTATCAAAATGACGGCAGGCAAGCTTTACGGTTTATTTAATAATGCCGCTTATGGTCAGCCTGGTGCTGTTGAGGATCTTTCTCGGGCGGTGTTACGGCAGCAGTTTGACGTCAACGTATTTGGTACGCATCAATTAACTATCCAATTACTACCCTCGATGTTAGCAATGGACGATGCGCGTATTATTCAAAATAGCTCAGTACTTGGTTTTGTTGCTATGCCTATGCGCGGGGCGTATAACGCGGCCAAATTCGCCCTAGAAGGCCTAACCGATACTCTACGGCTAGAACTCAAGGGCTCGCCTGTAAAAATATCACTAATTGAACCTGGCCCTATAGCATCGGCATTTAGAAAAAATGCGCTGAGTGCGCTCAAGCAAAATATCGATACTGATAATAGTCGACATGCCTTAGCTTATGGGGAAGCGTTAGAACGTTTAGAGAAACCTGGCCCAGCGGTGCCTTTTACATTGGGGCCCGAAGCGGTGGTAGAGAAATTGATTCATGCACTTGAAAGTAAGCGGCCGCGCGCGCGCTATCGCGTTACGTTTCCAACGTATTTAATGGCGGCGTTAAAAGTTGTATTACCGGTCGGACTAATGGATGCAGTGCTGAGAAAAGCGGGGTAA
- a CDS encoding DUF3012 domain-containing protein has product MNIGYRIGVYTFLGLLYVMLLGCAEKKMTEEWCEALMERPNNQWTEDDAVLFARDCLYSEGDSTE; this is encoded by the coding sequence ATGAATATTGGTTATCGTATTGGGGTATATACTTTTTTAGGGCTGCTGTACGTCATGTTACTGGGTTGCGCTGAAAAAAAAATGACAGAAGAATGGTGCGAAGCGCTTATGGAGCGGCCGAACAATCAATGGACCGAAGATGATGCGGTTTTGTTTGCTCGCGACTGTCTCTATAGTGAGGGTGACAGTACAGAATAA
- a CDS encoding S1/P1 nuclease translates to MFSIRVVWCCVLLFGMLPSKVLGWNVKGHTLAVLAIDQQLEISQQHQYRQLADTLYTLNGSPSVASKRNLPCLVAQSLCYFALWPETVRDKTLRQLYAKSALEIPSSLHLIADIPTRFWHYHNVFYDIATGNQLSGCLWANEGKLVTVLPELVMRFEQANAVPEKAMLLSFIVHLITDIHQPLHAFSGSNVECQHDRGGNGVCVTRGGRAKHCALNLHQLWDRGAGAWEDFAYRAQAPSDNKVQPFDMRIEQWVVESVGLAKGIYEFDETERYRLFVQSQASEKLAKAIDRTLQYLNQSLN, encoded by the coding sequence TTGTTTTCTATTCGAGTTGTTTGGTGTTGTGTGTTGCTCTTTGGCATGCTGCCGTCGAAAGTATTGGGGTGGAATGTTAAAGGTCATACACTCGCAGTACTGGCCATTGACCAGCAGCTTGAGATCTCTCAACAGCATCAGTATCGGCAATTGGCGGATACGCTCTATACGCTGAATGGTAGCCCGAGTGTAGCCTCTAAACGCAATTTACCTTGCTTAGTGGCGCAGTCGCTCTGCTACTTTGCGCTTTGGCCCGAGACTGTACGCGATAAAACTTTAAGGCAGTTGTATGCCAAAAGTGCACTTGAAATTCCCTCCTCCTTACACCTTATAGCCGATATACCAACACGGTTTTGGCATTACCATAACGTTTTTTACGATATTGCTACAGGCAATCAATTAAGTGGTTGCCTGTGGGCCAATGAGGGGAAATTGGTCACTGTTTTACCCGAGCTTGTTATGCGTTTTGAACAGGCTAATGCCGTTCCCGAGAAAGCTATGCTACTCAGTTTTATCGTCCACTTGATTACGGATATACATCAACCTCTTCATGCTTTTTCGGGTTCAAACGTTGAATGCCAGCACGACAGAGGCGGGAATGGTGTTTGTGTTACTAGGGGTGGCCGCGCAAAACATTGTGCACTGAATCTTCATCAGTTGTGGGACAGGGGTGCTGGCGCATGGGAGGATTTTGCATACCGTGCACAAGCACCATCGGACAATAAGGTTCAGCCTTTCGACATGCGTATTGAGCAGTGGGTAGTAGAATCTGTTGGTTTAGCGAAAGGTATTTATGAGTTTGATGAAACTGAGCGTTACCGATTATTTGTTCAGTCGCAGGCCTCAGAAAAACTCGCAAAAGCAATCGATCGAACATTGCAATATCTAAATCAATCATTAAATTAA
- a CDS encoding DNA-J related domain-containing protein — protein MEEPKASSIREAKYLIHNTVQTALAHAVSEGSICFSIEEYSCIQAVTHIDGLVWSSDALLSLFQKHFIVRHCFFCLNDTPTDYAPYQMAIAPTGLVLTRTNEKTVGSHAVSADSIVAELRDFYFDFSHYTQATSESVVALMSSFWVKFNSLDQREESLARLSLTPQATWPEVIARYRQMAQACHPDRGGSEQEFHEVRQAYDRLKAVMAK, from the coding sequence TTGGAAGAGCCTAAAGCGTCCAGTATTCGTGAAGCGAAATATTTAATACACAACACTGTTCAGACCGCGTTAGCGCATGCCGTATCAGAGGGTAGCATCTGTTTTTCGATTGAGGAGTACAGTTGTATTCAGGCCGTAACTCATATAGACGGGTTGGTTTGGTCTTCAGATGCGTTACTTTCACTCTTCCAAAAACATTTCATTGTACGACACTGTTTTTTTTGTCTTAACGATACCCCAACAGACTATGCTCCTTATCAAATGGCGATAGCACCCACAGGGCTTGTACTTACCCGTACAAACGAAAAAACCGTGGGCTCGCATGCTGTCAGCGCCGACAGCATTGTGGCCGAACTGCGTGATTTTTATTTCGACTTTTCCCATTATACTCAGGCAACGTCCGAATCGGTTGTTGCTCTGATGTCCTCTTTTTGGGTAAAGTTCAATTCGCTTGACCAGAGAGAAGAGTCTCTTGCTCGGCTATCGTTAACGCCCCAAGCGACATGGCCAGAGGTGATCGCTCGTTACAGACAAATGGCTCAGGCCTGCCACCCCGATAGGGGAGGCTCAGAGCAGGAGTTCCATGAAGTGCGACAAGCCTACGACCGGCTAAAGGCAGTAATGGCGAAATAA
- a CDS encoding methyltransferase domain-containing protein, with the protein MAIIWQKTVGHRLYQVRTAGATLRLYSNGVFHSQWNPNTPIAGSLWDLLILPSFLHELALVSTGRDTTNRCGLVLGVGGGAVINLLNRYFDFEHIKGVDLDKTHLRIAKKYFIEQPHNVVLAHQCAKAWVAGATTDTYYLGRFDTIVEDLFLDIKQPDGQCLAERVIEPSAHWLSQLYALLAPQGILVINYSSVAQLRGCEATKYAKQNKMFKAIFAFTKPQYHNAIAVYSRLDFNKVRLKNRLLEALSEKSVLPARHRKSIANFTLTRII; encoded by the coding sequence ATGGCTATCATTTGGCAAAAAACAGTGGGGCACAGGCTGTATCAAGTGCGTACTGCTGGAGCGACCCTGCGGCTTTATTCAAATGGCGTATTTCATAGCCAGTGGAACCCTAACACCCCGATTGCAGGTAGCTTGTGGGATTTGCTTATATTACCTTCTTTTCTACACGAGCTTGCGTTAGTGTCAACTGGCCGTGACACGACGAACCGGTGCGGTCTTGTACTGGGCGTGGGTGGTGGTGCGGTTATTAATTTACTTAATCGCTATTTCGATTTTGAACACATAAAAGGTGTTGATCTCGATAAAACTCACCTACGTATCGCAAAAAAATATTTTATCGAACAACCGCACAATGTTGTATTAGCGCACCAGTGTGCAAAGGCGTGGGTGGCTGGCGCCACTACAGACACGTATTATTTGGGCCGCTTTGATACTATTGTTGAAGATCTATTTCTCGATATTAAACAACCCGACGGGCAATGCCTTGCTGAGCGAGTAATAGAGCCCAGCGCACACTGGTTGTCTCAACTGTACGCGTTGTTAGCGCCTCAGGGTATACTGGTTATCAATTACAGTTCAGTGGCCCAATTGCGTGGCTGCGAAGCGACAAAGTACGCTAAGCAGAATAAAATGTTTAAAGCTATTTTTGCGTTTACGAAACCACAGTATCATAATGCGATAGCCGTGTATTCTAGGCTAGACTTTAACAAAGTACGGTTAAAAAACCGCTTG
- a CDS encoding ATP-binding protein codes for MANHVTSHKKLDNRAHKAFGFRLSSQLILGLVCLIALILLVSSSVIWFKGRPLLEQLGKHTQAQLGQNIALAMEQELAQIAGITRSLAVAGVSLPKEAYLFNHSIPDLLNQTGEESIIAGGGIWPEPHAFKRGVVRRSFFWGRNEAGELEYYDDYNDTNGPGYHNEEWYVPARLLKPGDVYWSKSYTDPYSLQPMVTCTAPMFDNGNFVGVATVDLKLDSVSRTLDKLANGVDAYAFVVDRNNKFIAYPYPDRVITERNQGGATTPDFIYAHELADIQPSFASFSQHLELIEERLLSRFSERSDEYNVNVNLLEKSSYQIDNREARRIAAHLLSYRGIGNLYPEEVERFEIVRDSILAESASAIVFQMPTTNWKVVTVFRKSAYLLLTDTVSKELVIYISLATLVFGVIAYLALRTRILNPIHNMVEQLSFAVAETAQSRLTLKYDQNDELGLLAHWFNLRSTQLEVARDEAQKASKAKTEFLAKMSHELRTPLNSIIGFSRRLKIKLEGSIDDFHIEALQRINSNGNYLLELIEDVLDLAAIESGTARLHLSWAGVNSIMKEAHAETRILAEEKNLEFRVYELEGDRRLYCDKHKVIQILTNLVSNAVKATAQGYVSLRAFEREGKPGYIGFEVIDSGVGIAEGDQRKLFKQFSQVDDKFGVEKGTGLGLYLVQKFVEMHGGKISLSSKLGEGSVLTFYIKNDSSTD; via the coding sequence ATGGCGAATCACGTTACGAGTCACAAAAAACTGGATAATCGCGCGCATAAAGCGTTTGGATTCCGATTATCAAGCCAGCTAATACTTGGGCTAGTCTGTTTGATAGCCTTAATCCTGCTGGTGAGCTCGTCTGTTATCTGGTTTAAAGGCAGGCCGTTACTCGAGCAGTTAGGCAAGCATACTCAGGCTCAGCTTGGGCAAAATATTGCGTTGGCTATGGAGCAAGAGTTAGCTCAAATTGCGGGCATCACTCGTAGTCTTGCTGTCGCGGGCGTGTCACTTCCTAAAGAAGCCTATTTATTTAATCACAGTATTCCCGATTTACTTAACCAGACAGGAGAAGAGTCGATTATTGCCGGTGGCGGCATATGGCCAGAACCGCATGCCTTTAAGCGGGGAGTGGTGAGACGAAGCTTTTTTTGGGGTAGAAACGAAGCAGGGGAGTTAGAATATTATGATGATTACAATGATACTAACGGCCCCGGTTATCATAACGAGGAGTGGTATGTACCGGCGAGGCTGTTAAAACCGGGTGACGTTTATTGGTCAAAATCGTATACCGATCCGTATTCACTTCAACCCATGGTCACGTGTACGGCTCCCATGTTTGATAATGGCAATTTCGTTGGTGTTGCCACCGTCGATTTGAAGCTCGATAGTGTTTCTCGTACGCTCGATAAGCTAGCCAATGGTGTCGACGCCTACGCGTTTGTGGTGGATAGAAATAATAAATTTATAGCTTACCCTTATCCTGATCGCGTGATAACGGAACGAAATCAGGGCGGCGCGACTACGCCTGATTTTATCTACGCACATGAACTCGCGGATATCCAGCCAAGTTTTGCGTCCTTTTCTCAACACCTTGAATTAATTGAAGAGCGTCTTTTGAGCCGTTTTTCGGAAAGATCCGACGAATATAATGTTAACGTCAATTTACTTGAAAAAAGTAGTTACCAAATTGATAACCGAGAGGCCCGCCGTATAGCTGCGCACCTGTTAAGTTATAGAGGTATCGGCAACCTTTACCCAGAAGAGGTAGAGCGATTCGAGATTGTACGTGATAGCATTTTGGCCGAGAGCGCGTCGGCTATTGTATTCCAAATGCCGACAACCAACTGGAAAGTGGTAACTGTTTTTCGTAAATCAGCATACTTACTGCTCACCGACACGGTAAGTAAAGAGCTGGTCATCTATATTTCGTTAGCGACGCTTGTGTTTGGTGTTATCGCTTATTTGGCTTTGCGTACTCGTATTCTTAATCCAATTCATAATATGGTAGAGCAGCTTTCATTCGCGGTTGCCGAAACCGCTCAATCAAGGTTAACGCTTAAATACGACCAGAATGATGAGTTAGGGTTATTGGCGCATTGGTTTAATTTGCGGTCAACACAGCTGGAAGTTGCCCGTGACGAGGCACAAAAAGCCAGCAAGGCAAAAACGGAGTTTCTTGCCAAAATGTCTCATGAATTGCGGACACCCTTAAATTCAATAATAGGTTTTAGTCGCCGACTCAAAATTAAGCTTGAGGGAAGTATTGATGACTTCCATATAGAAGCACTACAGCGCATTAATAGCAATGGCAATTATCTTTTAGAACTTATCGAAGATGTTTTGGATTTAGCCGCGATTGAATCAGGTACTGCGCGGTTGCATCTTAGTTGGGCTGGCGTTAATAGCATTATGAAAGAGGCGCATGCAGAAACAAGAATTTTAGCGGAAGAGAAAAACCTTGAATTTCGCGTGTATGAACTCGAAGGTGATAGGCGATTGTATTGTGATAAACATAAAGTTATTCAAATTTTAACGAATTTAGTATCGAATGCGGTCAAAGCAACAGCGCAAGGGTACGTGAGCTTGCGTGCGTTTGAGAGAGAAGGGAAGCCGGGCTACATCGGGTTCGAGGTAATTGACAGTGGTGTGGGTATTGCAGAGGGAGACCAGCGTAAATTATTTAAACAGTTTTCCCAAGTAGACGATAAATTTGGTGTGGAGAAAGGCACCGGGCTTGGCTTATATTTAGTACAGAAGTTTGTCGAAATGCACGGAGGGAAAATTAGTCTATCGAGTAAATTAGGCGAGGGTTCTGTTTTAACGTTCTACATTAAAAATGATAGTAGTACGGATTAA
- a CDS encoding ion transporter: MSAITLNKLFQNIKANRVFEFFIIGIIVFSALIVGAKTYDIPEGVAKAVAVLDWLITLIFLVEITIRFLAEENKSRFFHSGWNVFDTLIVAVSLIPIENSDLAIVGRLIRIFRVLRMVSVIPELRVLITSLLKALPQLGYVMLLMFIIYYIYAAIGSTFFGDINPTLWGDVSISMLTLFRVMTFEDWTDVMYEAMEVYSLSWIYFLSFIFFTAFAFLNMVIGIVVNVMEKEHQTLVEEELSKENIELQNIRKDLAELKAMLRGKNG; encoded by the coding sequence ATGTCTGCTATCACGTTAAATAAACTGTTTCAAAATATTAAAGCGAATCGAGTTTTTGAATTCTTTATTATTGGGATTATTGTGTTTTCTGCGCTTATTGTCGGCGCCAAAACCTATGATATCCCTGAAGGCGTCGCGAAAGCCGTTGCGGTTTTAGATTGGTTAATAACGCTTATATTTTTGGTTGAAATCACTATTCGTTTTTTGGCGGAAGAGAATAAGTCTCGCTTTTTTCACAGTGGCTGGAATGTGTTCGACACACTTATTGTTGCCGTCAGTTTAATTCCCATAGAAAATTCTGATTTAGCCATTGTTGGGCGCCTCATTCGCATATTTCGTGTGCTTCGGATGGTCTCGGTAATACCCGAGTTAAGAGTATTAATAACCAGCCTACTAAAAGCCTTGCCTCAGCTTGGCTACGTCATGCTGTTAATGTTCATTATTTACTATATCTATGCGGCTATAGGCAGTACCTTTTTTGGCGATATAAACCCTACGCTGTGGGGCGATGTATCGATTAGTATGTTGACATTATTCCGTGTTATGACTTTCGAAGACTGGACAGACGTAATGTACGAGGCAATGGAAGTCTATTCACTGAGCTGGATCTATTTCTTATCATTTATCTTTTTTACTGCCTTTGCCTTTTTGAATATGGTCATTGGCATTGTCGTTAACGTCATGGAAAAAGAGCATCAAACGCTTGTTGAAGAAGAGCTTAGTAAAGAAAATATCGAGCTTCAAAATATTCGAAAGGATTTAGCAGAACTAAAGGCTATGCTTAGGGGTAAGAATGGCTAG
- a CDS encoding alpha/beta hydrolase, giving the protein MGVVLRAVLACAALLVGCSEPKGPAQTSAATDHVSIVHRNCGLRSYVGETDVAVRCLWYSNERSKRFQLPVAILSKPHERNDNTSVLVYIAGGPGDGFQTQADNLEYWLDWYGGSPLEADLLIYNPRGVPGSKPYWYCPEYDQVSLNVMSEKVGFEEEARRAAPVLHACMEGFSARLQAMDLPNYRKLSDFSTEQQARDILGILSALEYEQWHLWGVSYGTRVALKASQLALLVPEQSAKLTSQILDSPYPFNKGVLHEWAALQDNALRLHERNWAKFTRDLSLAAGNDERLIEYLTSFSSFEHLWDSVNAALDAIESEESQKGVNVHDSRLYFHVENGFRHEIATDEQQALPVYTTDHFTFYMSRSRLAALMYFVLYNASLHEQFYAALYELEQLKTVRVSPKNHNINTLLSLFLHSSFDPAFNSFAYFATECTDNPRATAADIERAISQYPAWSEYLTVMQRYDVCAANFFQKTLNTNPLTVDAKLQQPYNVSIPTLILSGENDPVTPREWAEELADTYTNSGGDVTLIRTGGGHGVLHAGWCDFSGMQAWVAHTQGTEVPDTRVAAEQRYCGY; this is encoded by the coding sequence ATGGGTGTAGTGCTACGCGCTGTTCTAGCCTGCGCAGCCTTGCTGGTGGGCTGCTCAGAGCCTAAGGGGCCCGCACAAACATCGGCGGCAACCGATCACGTTTCAATTGTTCACCGTAACTGTGGGCTTCGCTCATACGTAGGTGAAACTGACGTGGCTGTTCGCTGCCTGTGGTATTCAAATGAACGAAGTAAACGTTTTCAGCTACCGGTCGCCATTCTGTCAAAACCCCATGAGCGTAACGATAATACATCGGTACTCGTTTATATTGCGGGTGGCCCTGGCGATGGCTTTCAGACGCAAGCTGATAATCTTGAGTATTGGCTCGATTGGTATGGTGGCTCGCCTCTTGAGGCCGACCTTTTAATTTATAACCCCAGAGGCGTTCCAGGCAGCAAACCTTATTGGTATTGCCCCGAGTATGACCAAGTATCATTAAATGTGATGTCTGAAAAGGTTGGTTTCGAAGAGGAGGCGCGTCGCGCAGCACCCGTTCTACACGCATGTATGGAAGGGTTTAGTGCTCGGTTGCAAGCGATGGACTTACCTAATTACCGCAAACTCAGCGATTTTTCTACGGAGCAGCAAGCGCGAGATATACTTGGGATACTCAGCGCGCTTGAATATGAGCAATGGCATTTATGGGGCGTATCTTACGGCACTAGAGTGGCCTTAAAGGCGTCACAGTTAGCCCTTTTAGTACCCGAACAGAGTGCAAAGTTGACATCGCAAATACTCGATTCACCTTACCCTTTTAATAAAGGTGTATTACATGAGTGGGCGGCATTACAAGATAACGCGCTTCGCTTACATGAACGCAATTGGGCTAAATTCACCCGTGACTTGTCGCTTGCAGCAGGTAATGATGAACGCCTCATCGAGTACTTAACGTCGTTTTCGTCTTTCGAACACTTATGGGATAGCGTTAATGCAGCGCTTGACGCGATCGAAAGTGAAGAGAGCCAGAAGGGCGTTAATGTGCATGACTCACGCTTGTATTTTCACGTTGAAAACGGGTTTCGCCATGAAATTGCTACCGATGAACAGCAGGCATTACCCGTTTATACAACCGACCACTTTACGTTTTATATGAGTCGTTCACGTTTAGCGGCTTTAATGTACTTTGTTCTCTATAACGCGTCATTGCATGAGCAATTTTATGCGGCCTTATACGAGCTGGAGCAACTCAAAACGGTTCGCGTATCGCCAAAAAATCACAATATTAACACTCTACTTTCACTCTTTCTTCATTCAAGTTTTGATCCGGCCTTCAATTCATTCGCGTATTTTGCAACAGAGTGTACGGACAATCCTCGTGCTACGGCGGCCGATATAGAGCGAGCGATTAGTCAGTATCCAGCGTGGAGCGAGTACCTAACGGTAATGCAGCGCTATGATGTTTGTGCTGCGAATTTTTTTCAAAAGACGTTAAATACCAACCCGTTAACGGTTGATGCCAAATTGCAGCAACCGTATAACGTTTCGATACCCACTTTGATCTTATCGGGCGAAAATGATCCTGTAACCCCTCGGGAGTGGGCGGAGGAACTTGCCGATACCTATACCAACAGCGGTGGTGACGTCACATTGATTCGTACAGGCGGCGGTCATGGGGTGCTTCATGCTGGCTGGTGTGACTTTTCTGGCATGCAGGCATGGGTGGCGCATACGCAGGGAACTGAAGTACCGGATACAAGGGTAGCGGCAGAGCAACGCTATTGCGGTTACTGA
- the djlA gene encoding co-chaperone DjlA gives MGKIVAALIGLSSFGIVGAIIGLLVGHMFDRGRSGLNQQFNPRQRAEIEGAFFDAVFPLLGYIAKADGRVSEDEIAGTEQLMTKMNLGPSARQKAITLFKQGTEADYSVDAAIQSFNVACGRYPDLKQILLVYLITLAFADGHFHEAEERILSQVAQDLGYSRFAFNHLIGMVKAQSHFYKGQGGQQRSGPQASENDLSTAYAALGVKPSVSDTDLKRAYRKLMSEYHPDKLTGRGVPEDMVKMATERAQEIQTAYDLVKTSRKKQ, from the coding sequence ATGGGGAAAATAGTCGCAGCGTTAATTGGGTTATCAAGTTTTGGTATTGTCGGCGCTATCATTGGTCTACTCGTTGGTCATATGTTTGATCGAGGGCGATCGGGGCTTAATCAACAGTTTAATCCACGGCAGCGTGCAGAAATTGAAGGCGCTTTTTTTGATGCTGTGTTTCCGTTACTAGGGTATATCGCCAAGGCGGATGGCCGAGTGTCAGAAGATGAAATTGCGGGCACAGAACAGTTAATGACCAAAATGAACCTTGGCCCCTCGGCAAGACAAAAAGCTATTACGCTGTTTAAGCAAGGAACAGAGGCCGACTATTCTGTTGATGCGGCAATTCAATCGTTTAATGTGGCATGTGGACGCTACCCAGATTTAAAGCAAATCTTATTGGTGTACCTAATAACACTGGCCTTCGCTGACGGCCATTTTCATGAGGCTGAAGAGCGTATCTTGTCTCAAGTAGCACAAGATTTGGGGTATTCTCGATTTGCCTTTAATCACCTAATTGGCATGGTTAAAGCGCAAAGTCACTTCTATAAGGGGCAGGGTGGTCAACAACGCTCTGGCCCCCAAGCCAGTGAGAATGACTTAAGTACTGCTTACGCGGCTCTCGGCGTAAAACCTTCCGTATCCGATACAGATTTAAAGCGCGCATACCGTAAACTCATGAGCGAGTATCACCCCGATAAATTAACCGGGCGTGGTGTGCCGGAAGATATGGTGAAAATGGCAACGGAGCGCGCGCAGGAAATTCAAACAGCGTACGATTTAGTGAAAACCTCGCGTAAAAAACAATAA
- a CDS encoding cold-shock protein: MSEKINGTVKWFNESKGYGFISRDSGADLFVHFSNITGSGFKTLKEGQPVTFTEGSGQKGPQAEEVELA, encoded by the coding sequence ATGTCAGAAAAAATTAACGGAACCGTTAAATGGTTCAACGAAAGCAAAGGCTACGGCTTTATTTCTCGCGATAGTGGAGCCGATCTTTTTGTGCATTTTAGCAATATTACCGGCTCAGGCTTCAAAACCCTGAAAGAAGGTCAGCCAGTTACCTTCACTGAAGGTTCTGGCCAGAAAGGCCCTCAGGCAGAAGAAGTAGAACTCGCTTAA
- a CDS encoding TIGR01621 family pseudouridine synthase: MSTEIKVVAEQDTFIVVDKPIGLSVHGYPESVEGEGNLTSRIREQFNDQALFPCHRLDRVTSGLLLFAKGKQANSDLSQLFQNKQIQKTYVALSSKKPSKKQGMIKGDMKTSRGGDWILRRTMQNPAITQFFSYGLGNSKRLFVLKPHTGKTHQLRVAMKSLGTPIVGDERYGGEKADRCYLHAQHLSFSLNGQPYTFTSEPEFGAEFQTDECRAKLLSLMPFSALPWPKLKGCV; the protein is encoded by the coding sequence ATGAGCACCGAAATTAAGGTAGTGGCAGAACAAGATACTTTTATTGTAGTAGACAAGCCTATTGGTTTGTCCGTCCATGGGTACCCTGAATCGGTTGAGGGAGAAGGCAACCTAACAAGTCGAATACGGGAGCAGTTCAACGATCAAGCATTATTTCCATGTCATAGGCTGGACAGGGTAACCTCAGGCCTATTGCTGTTTGCTAAAGGCAAGCAAGCCAATAGCGACTTGTCTCAACTTTTTCAAAACAAGCAAATACAAAAAACCTACGTTGCGTTGTCTTCAAAAAAACCGAGCAAGAAGCAAGGTATGATTAAAGGTGATATGAAAACGTCGCGAGGGGGCGATTGGATTCTACGCCGAACAATGCAAAACCCTGCAATTACGCAATTTTTTAGCTATGGGCTCGGCAACTCAAAGCGATTGTTCGTACTAAAGCCGCACACCGGTAAAACGCACCAGTTACGGGTTGCAATGAAATCACTGGGCACACCTATAGTCGGGGATGAGCGTTACGGTGGGGAAAAAGCTGACCGATGCTATCTGCATGCGCAACATTTGAGCTTTTCGCTAAACGGTCAGCCGTATACTTTTACGTCTGAGCCGGAATTTGGCGCCGAATTTCAAACGGATGAATGTCGAGCAAAATTATTGTCGCTCATGCCTTTTTCAGCGTTGCCATGGCCCAAACTGAAAGGCTGTGTGTAA
- a CDS encoding DUF3806 domain-containing protein: MKLSLIFFLLCLTSSSFAVDIDIANKILANSDSGPQVRELNWLNINFMDRQRKSIQGLTSAHYGRFIKGDKSDLALLQRLVDDSVIAQDNIEQLQALGVILGDVFAHEHESLSWVIYEDDLAATQAVCAGESKNCLFPITMLSRRMEVGLKPNISALYQSAIDDMKPYLPKLPYAVQ; the protein is encoded by the coding sequence ATGAAATTGTCCCTTATCTTTTTTCTTTTGTGCCTTACCTCATCTAGCTTTGCCGTGGATATTGATATCGCCAATAAAATCCTAGCCAACAGCGATTCTGGCCCTCAGGTTCGGGAATTAAATTGGTTGAATATTAATTTTATGGACCGGCAACGAAAGTCCATTCAAGGGCTTACCAGTGCTCACTACGGCCGTTTTATTAAAGGCGATAAAAGTGACCTAGCGCTACTTCAACGATTGGTAGACGATAGCGTTATTGCACAAGATAATATCGAACAGCTACAAGCGCTAGGCGTAATTTTGGGCGATGTATTTGCCCACGAGCACGAGTCATTAAGCTGGGTTATATACGAAGACGACCTAGCCGCAACTCAAGCGGTTTGTGCGGGCGAATCAAAGAATTGCTTATTCCCTATCACAATGCTGTCGCGGCGTATGGAGGTTGGCCTAAAACCAAATATTTCGGCCCTATACCAGTCAGCAATCGACGATATGAAACCCTATTTACCTAAGCTTCCGTATGCTGTTCAGTAA